The Nitrosomonadales bacterium nucleotide sequence CCAGCAAGCGTATTTTCCGCAACAGGTTCATCAGGATCCATTTCCCAGGCAAGTTCGTTGAGTTCGATTTTCGGATGGCGTTCAAGCGCTGAGCTGACCGGTTCAAGTACGTTGCGCGGCAGTGGTTTGTAATCATCCAAGTTGCGCATCACGGATACCACTGCCTTCATGTCCGAAGCGGGCGCGTGGGTGTTGGGGAAGGAAAGCGTGATCTGCTGCGCTTCGCGCTGGATGCGTTGCGCCTGAGCTGTGAGGGAATCCGCTTCGCTCACGTCCCCGATGCTTTGCCAGACATCTGCCGCACTCCACGCCAGACTGCCAAACAGTATTGCGCCGGCAGTCCAGCCGAGCGCGAGGCGCAATTGCCGTACAGTGTTGTAGTGGGTGTGTTCGGCATTGGCATAATTTATTTGGGGCGGCTTTGCCATCAGATAATGCAGGAATATCTGGCTGGCATCCGAGTCCGTACAGCGATGATCGATCTTGAGTTGCCCGGCGAGTTCTGCAATGTCGGTAAAGTCGTACCGCATGTCTCCACTCTTGGGCAGTTCCGTCTTCAGTTCGACCCTATCGTCGTTATGGCACAGGATGCGCACATCAAGAGTCTGGCCCGTGGGTAACAGGCTCAGGCTTTTCAGGTATTGGTAAGTGCGGGTGAGTTCAGTGACCACGGCTTGCTGGAACGACAGTCCGGCATGAACGGGCGACAGGCGCGATATCTGCAAACGATGTCCGCTGAAGTAGGTCTGACGCAGTCCGGAGAATTTTTCCCAGGAGATCAGCAGCAGGTGATTGGAGGGATGATCCTTGATCAGCGGCGTACTGATCTGCGGAACGGAATAGATACCTACCAGCGGGATTTTCTGCGTCTGCAGGACTTCCACCCAGGGCAAGACAAGCGCGGGATTGGTGAGCGCCGAGAACAGCATGTCGTCGTCGCGGCGCCCGGTCTTCTGTCTTTGTAACAGTGTCGCCTGACGGAAAGGCGTGCCACGGTAGAACTGCTCGAATTTGCGTTGCAAGAGCGCGGTTCGGGTTCCACCGATCAGGTGCGGTACGCTTTCATGGCGAAAATCTTCTTCAATCAGATCGACCAGCAGATAGGCGGGGCACTTCGCCGCTTTCAGGAACGAAGCGAAGTTATCGCGGCCTTCTTCGGAGTCGGTGAATACGCGCTGAGCGGCGATCTTGCCGTGCACCATGTGCTGTGCATTCAGGCGGTCGGCACTCAGTTGCAGTAGCAGGCATTGTTTCATCAGAGTTGCACCTTTCCGATGATGTCGTAGATCGGTGAGAGTACCGACAGCATCACCCAGCCGAGCAGCGCGCCGAGAATGATGGTCATGGTTGGTTCGATCATGACTTGTACTTTCTGGATGGAGTCTTTTACGTCGCGATCATAAAAATAGCTGACATTGAGCAAAGCCTTGTCCAGCGAACCGGTGGCTTCGCCCACTTTGAGCATGCGTATCACCAGTGGCGGGAACATACCGGTTTCCTGAAAGCTCTGGGTAAGGTTCTTTCCGGACTCGATCTCGTGTCTGACATCGTCCAGGCTCTTGACGACCGCGAGATTGTTGACGACGTCACGCGAATTGGCGATGCAATCCAGTATGGTGATGCCGGAGCCGTACATCATCGCAAACGTGTTGGCAAACCGCGCCAGAATGATCTTGCGCAGGATCGGGCCGGTCACCCACATGTTCAGTTTAAGCATGTCGAACCTGTAACGCATTTCCGGGCTGGACGAAATGATCAGGACGGTGACAATAGGCAGGACGATGGGCAGCGCGATCAGCACATACCAGTAATCCACGAAGAACGCCGAGGTGGCCAGCAGGATGCGCGTCTGAATGGGGATCTCCATCCCCATGCCCTTGATGAAGCTGACCAGTTGCGGTACCAGATAGATCATCAGGAAGAAGGTGATCGCCACCACGATGGTACCGACGAAAGCGGGGTACATCATGATGGTCTTGGTGTGCGAGGCCATTTCATCCTGCCACTTCAGCGACTCGGTGATGTGCTCGAACACTTGCGGCAGATGCGCGCTTTCCTCGCCTGCATGGATCAGGCTGATGAAGATCTTGTCGAATGCATCGGGATGTTCCGCCATCGCCTGCGAGAGTTTCTTGCCCCCTTCTATGGACTCGACCAGGCTGGCGACGATCTCGCGGAAACGCGGGTCGTTCATCGTGTCGCGCAGATCGGCCAGACTTTCCAGCATCGGGACGCCAGCGCCGGAAAGCTGCCCGAGATTGAAAAAGAAGGTGATCAGTTCGGTGCGCTTGATTTTGCCGCGCCCCCACCTTGCCCTGCCGCTGTCCACCTTGGCGTCGATCAGGTCCATTCCGCCCCGTTTCAGGCGCATCTCGAGGTCTATCAGGTTGGCCGCATCCTGCAGGCCCTTGCTGGCTTTGCCTTGTGCGTTGATGGCGCGGTAGGAGTAGAGGGCCATCGTTACAGCCTGTCGCTGAGATCGACCACGCGGCTGACTTCCGCCAGGGAGGTGATGCCTTGCAGGATGCGCCGGATGCCGTCCATCGCCAACGGCCGGAATCCCTTGGCAAGAGCGGCTTCCCTGATTTGCCGGGTACTGGCGCGGCGCGAGACGAGATCGTCCAGATCATGATCCATCTTGAGCAGTTCCATCAGGGCCATGCGTCCCCTGTAACCCTGATGGTTGCAGGCCTCGCAGCCGGCGGCGCGATACAGCGTGATGTCCCGGTCGACTGGAATGCCCAGCAGTTTGCGTTCCAGTGCGTCGGGTGCGTAAGGATATTTGCACTCCTTGCACAGTACTCGCACCAGCCGTTGCGCGACGATACCGATGATGTTGCCCGCCATGATGTCCGGCAGGATGCCGATGTCGAGCAGGCGCGGGACCGCGCCGATGGCCGAGTTGGTATGCAGCGTCGAATACACCTGATGGCCGGTCATTGCGGCGCGAAACGCCATTTCTGCCGTCGGGTGGTCGCGGATCTCGCCGACCAGGATGATATCCGGGTCCTGGCGCATCATGGAGCGGATGCCGTTGGCGAAATCCAGTTTGACGGCTTCGTTGATGGAGGTCTGGCGGATCAGCGAAATGGGATATTCGACCGGGTCCTCCAGGGTCATGATGTT carries:
- a CDS encoding type II secretion system F family protein, with the protein product MALYSYRAINAQGKASKGLQDAANLIDLEMRLKRGGMDLIDAKVDSGRARWGRGKIKRTELITFFFNLGQLSGAGVPMLESLADLRDTMNDPRFREIVASLVESIEGGKKLSQAMAEHPDAFDKIFISLIHAGEESAHLPQVFEHITESLKWQDEMASHTKTIMMYPAFVGTIVVAITFFLMIYLVPQLVSFIKGMGMEIPIQTRILLATSAFFVDYWYVLIALPIVLPIVTVLIISSSPEMRYRFDMLKLNMWVTGPILRKIILARFANTFAMMYGSGITILDCIANSRDVVNNLAVVKSLDDVRHEIESGKNLTQSFQETGMFPPLVIRMLKVGEATGSLDKALLNVSYFYDRDVKDSIQKVQVMIEPTMTIILGALLGWVMLSVLSPIYDIIGKVQL